The window TTAGACTCCGATGCCGACCCCACTACTGGAAAAACGGATATTGTTATTCTCGGCCCTGAAGAGTACAACGACAAAATTGATGCGGGTATTATCAGACAGAAACCCAAAGCCAGCCTAGGCGATCGCGTTTGGTACGATGACAATGAAAATGGCATCCAGGATGATGGAGAACAAGGCGTAGATGGTGTAGATGTAATCCTAACAGGTGGCGGTGCAGATGGAGTCATCGGGACGGATGACGATACCACCGCAACCACCACCACCGATGTCAACGGCAATTACCAGTTTAACAATCTTAATGCGGGAGAGGAGTATAAAGTTACCTTCTCTAACCTCCCCAATGGCTACGAATTTACCGAGGCTAATGCGAAGGAGATAACCGAAGAGGTTGTTTTTGAATCTAGCTTTGAGAGTGCGCCAAGCAGTGGCGACTTTGCTGCTGCTCCCTTAGAAGGTTGGAAATCAACCGATGGCTACCTTGAAATTAAGCGGAGTGGCTCTGCTGATGGCAATAATCATATCGAATTGAATGATGATGCAATTGACTATTATCAAGATGCACGTCAAATTCATCGCGATATCGCCACTGAAGCGGGCAAGCAATACACCCTAACCTTCCAATACTCCCCTCGTGCGGGTTTCAGCGCAGATGTCAATGCGATGGAAGTGCGTCTGGATGGCTCGACGTTGCTGGCTGTTGCAGAGAGTGGTTCTGGTAATTCTGGAAATGAGTGGAAAAGCTACACGGTCAGTTTTGAAGGCGACGGCAGTACCAAGACGCTAGAGTTTCTCTCCACAGGCACAGCCGTAAACTACGGTCGTGGCGCGCACCTAGACGATATCAAGTTAGTGGCTTCTTCTAGCATCAATGACGATACGATTGATTCCGATGCCGACCCAACTACGGGGATGACTCAGGTTGTTACCCTGGCACCGGGAGAAAATAACACGACCTTGGATGCAGGGATTGTTAAAAAGAAAGCCAGCCTGGGCGATCGCGTTTGGTACGATCGTGACCGCGATGGCATCCAAGACGCAGGAGAAGGTGGTGTAAGAGGCGTAAACGTAACCCTAACAGGCGGCGGAGCAGATGGAGTCATCGGGACGGCTGACGACACTACCGCAACCACCACCACTAATGCGAATGGTAACTACAAGTTTGAGAACCTTAATTCCGGCGAACAGTATAAAGTTACCTTCTCCAATTTGCCCTCCAGGTACGAGTTCACCCAGGCAAATGCGGGTGGCAATGACGCTTTGGATTCCGATGCAAATAGCAACGGCATGACTCAGATTGTGACCTTAGCACCGGGAGAAAACAACACGACCTTAGATGCAGGAATCTCCCGTAAGCGACTCGGCGCAATTGGCGATCGCGTCTGGAACGACTACGATCGCGACGGCTACCAAGACTACAACGAGTCTGGTCTGCGTGACGTGCGCTTAAAACTGTACAAGTGGAACGGCAGCAGGTCGGTGTATCAGTCCAGCACCTACAGCAATTCCAACGGCAACTATCTGTTTGATAATCTCGACGCGGGTTACTACTATATCCAAGCAGACAAGAATACGCTGCCTGGGGGGTATACATTTACCCGAAAGGATACCTACTCCAACAGTTACGATTCCCGCGATTCTGATGTCAACCGCTATGGCAGGACTGACTGGATTCAGTTGTCAGAGGGCGAGCGAGACATGACCTGGGATGTCGGTGCCTACTACTGCCCGGTCGCGATCGATCTCGACGGCGACGGTATCAAGACGCTGGGCGTGGACGCTGGAGTCAACTTCGACATGAACAATGACGGAGGTTTGGATAGCACCGGTTGGCTATCTGGTTCCGATGCTTTCATCGTCAATGACAGCAACGGTAACGGTCTAGTTGACAATCGCAGCGAGATGTTTGGCGGCGACAACACTGGCGACGGTTTCCGCAAGCTGGCTGAATTCGATAGCAATAGCGATGGCGTAATTAATACATCTGACGCTCGCTTCGACGAACTGTTGGTTTGGCGGGATGCGAATGAGAACGGTATTACCGATACGGGCGAGCTGGGTTCCCTGGAAGACTTCGGTATCACCTCGCTCGACGTTCGCTTTGAGACTCGCCTTGAAGGTGCAGAAACCTACGACAATGGCAACCGCCTGCTCGACTGGTCTTCTGCCGAGATGACCGATGGTGCAACAGTCGATTTGGTCGATGTCTACTTTGCCCAAGGTAGTACGGGGGATACGAGCGGTGCGAACCTAATGGATCCCTTCCCGATTCCCGATTTTGTAGGTAATGCGTTTAACGATGAGACTAAAACCACCACAGCATTGGTTTAGGTTCTAAATTTTTGAAAGTGTAATTCCTCAGTTAAAGAGGGGGCGCTAAACGCCCCCTTCTCTTTGCATCTAAAAAGCCAGATTAAACTGCTGCCATTTCCGGCGACTTCGCCTGACCCAACAGGTTCTGTAGTAATTCTCCTTCAATCACTTCCACATCCAGGATTTTCTGAGCGATTTCCTCCAACAAGTTCTCATTGTCTTTCAAAATAGTGAGTGCCTGTTGGTGTGCCGTTTCCACAATATCCTTCACTTCCTCATCAATCGCCTTGGCAGTATCGTCGCTCACCATCCGGCGAGGATTCATCCCGTCTCCCAGGAAGTTATTTTGCTGTCCTTTTTGATAGGCGAGAGGGCCGAGAATCTTACTCATCCCATAGGTTGTGACCATTTGTTCTGCCATATCTGTCGCCCGTTGCAAGTCATTAGACGCGCCTGTGGTGATGCTATTAAAGATCAACTCCTCCGCCGCGCGTCCCCCCAACAACGTGGCAATTTGACCGCGCAGTTCCGATTCAGAGAGCAAGAAACGATCTTCTGTGGGCAGTTGCAACGTGTAACCCAATGCAGCCATCCCGCGCGGCACAATGGAAATTTTGGCAACTTTACTGCCACCCGGCATCAATGTACCCACCAAAGCGTGACCGACTTCGTGGTATGCCACAATTTTCTTCTCTTTTTCATTGAGGACGCGGCTTTTCTTCTCCAATCCCGCAACAACGCGCTCGATTGCTTCGTTGAAATCCGCTTGAGAAACCGTTTCATTTTTATTCCGCGCCGCCAGTAATGCCGCTTC of the Lusitaniella coriacea LEGE 07157 genome contains:
- a CDS encoding SdrD B-like domain-containing protein; the protein is MAGNDNLASVGDQVWYDENGNGIQDDSERGLAGISVTLTGGGEDGVIGTDDDTTATITTDVNGNYKFDNLNPGEEYQLTFSDLPDDTTFSQSNIGGDDTQDSDVNKDTGSTDIFTLNPGENNIDMDAGVVKEACLGDTVWFDTNEDGTQDFGEGGVEGVSVTLTGGGADGVIGTGDDTTETITTDADGHYAFYGLNPGEEYQVTFSNLPDGYTFTPANVSTGDSLAEALDSDANQVTGKTDIIVLGPEEYKDDVDAGLVETASVGDRVWYDENGNGIQDDSERGLAGISVTLTGGGEDGVIGTDDDTTATITTDVNGNYQFDNLNPGEEYQLTFSDLPDDTTFSQSNIGGDDTQDSDVNKDTGSTDIFTLNPGENNIDMDAGVVKEACLGDTVWFDTNEDGTQDFGEGGVEGVSVTLTGGGADGVIGTGDDTTETITTDADGHYAFYGLNPGEEYQVTFSNLPDGYEFTQANVSTGDSLAEDLDSDADPTTGKTDIVILGPEEYNDKIDAGIIRQKPKASLGDRVWYDDNENGIQDDGEQGVDGVDVILTGGGADGVIGTDDDTTATTTTDVNGNYQFNNLNAGEEYKVTFSNLPNGYEFTEANAKEITEEVVFESSFESAPSSGDFAAAPLEGWKSTDGYLEIKRSGSADGNNHIELNDDAIDYYQDARQIHRDIATEAGKQYTLTFQYSPRAGFSADVNAMEVRLDGSTLLAVAESGSGNSGNEWKSYTVSFEGDGSTKTLEFLSTGTAVNYGRGAHLDDIKLVASSSINDDTIDSDADPTTGMTQVVTLAPGENNTTLDAGIVKKKASLGDRVWYDRDRDGIQDAGEGGVRGVNVTLTGGGADGVIGTADDTTATTTTNANGNYKFENLNSGEQYKVTFSNLPSRYEFTQANAGGNDALDSDANSNGMTQIVTLAPGENNTTLDAGISRKRLGAIGDRVWNDYDRDGYQDYNESGLRDVRLKLYKWNGSRSVYQSSTYSNSNGNYLFDNLDAGYYYIQADKNTLPGGYTFTRKDTYSNSYDSRDSDVNRYGRTDWIQLSEGERDMTWDVGAYYCPVAIDLDGDGIKTLGVDAGVNFDMNNDGGLDSTGWLSGSDAFIVNDSNGNGLVDNRSEMFGGDNTGDGFRKLAEFDSNSDGVINTSDARFDELLVWRDANENGITDTGELGSLEDFGITSLDVRFETRLEGAETYDNGNRLLDWSSAEMTDGATVDLVDVYFAQGSTGDTSGANLMDPFPIPDFVGNAFNDETKTTTALV